The following are encoded in a window of Manihot esculenta cultivar AM560-2 chromosome 8, M.esculenta_v8, whole genome shotgun sequence genomic DNA:
- the LOC122724419 gene encoding uncharacterized protein LOC122724419 — protein sequence MKRAEKYIRQDDALVTSRFAKEAAGKEKAPEERRPEKHEKKHGKRSEPYRQPWERRDQRPFPPRSSEQRPLPSWVPEKPTPLNASRAEVLVAVQDKEFLQWPKPLKAEADQRNPDKYCQFHRTHGHDTNNCFQLIAEIERLIKRGHLKNFVKKLEGQRPQPNSAAQTPRRTGANTVNDGSSGTINMIVGGTGGRMSRRGKKRSREGETSSAEVMQIVEHSSTTITFSSEDAQGVQMPHDDALVIEAVIHNYRVKKILVDDGSKVNLLPYRVFQQMGIPEEQLVRDQAPIKGIGGAPVTVEGKVKLALTLGEAPRARTHYAVFLVAKLPLSYNAILGQPVLFDFEAVTSIRYLAMKFPTEAGVGIVRGSQEEARVVYLATVAEPSITEEGLDSEVLEVRDEKTEARTEPVGELETFPLSEVETDKVFSLNAGLTKEQKTEVMTLVRSHAPSFA from the coding sequence ATGAAGAGggctgagaagtatataagACAGGATGATGCTCTGGTGACAAGCCGATTCGCCAAGGAAGCGGCAGGCaaggagaaagccccggaggaaagaAGGCCGGAGAAGCATGAAAAGAAACATGGCAAAAGGTCTGAGCCTTACAGACAGCcttgggagcgaagggaccaaagacctttTCCCCCTCGGTCCTCAGAACAAAGGCCACTCCCTTCATGGGTTCCGGAGAAACCGACCCCACTtaatgcctctagagccgaagtgctcgtaGCTGTCCAGGACAAAGAATTCTTGCAATGGCCCAAGCCCCTGAAAGCGGAAGCCGACCagcgaaatcctgacaaatattgtcaatTCCACCGAACTCATGGTCATGACACCAACAACTGTTTCCAGTTGATTGCAGAGAttgagaggttgataaagagagGGCACCTAAAGAACTTTGTAAAGAAACTGGAAGGACAGAGACCTCAACCCAATTCGGCAGCCCAAACGCCGAGAAGAACAGGGGCTAACACTGTGAATGACGGGTCCAGTGGAACTATCAACATGATCGTAGGAGGCacgggaggtcggatgagccgaagaGGGAAAAAGAGAAGCAGAGAAGGAGAAACTAGCAGTGCTGAGGTCATGCAAATCGTTGAACACTCTTCAACAACCATCACTTTCTCCTCGGAGGATgctcagggtgttcagatgcctcacgatgacgcccttgtcattgaagctgtTATTCACAACTACCGGGTAAAGAAAATCTTGGTGGATGACGGAAGCAAGGTAAACCTGTTGCCTTATCGAGTCTTCCAGCAAATGGGAATTCCTGAAGAGCAACTGGTTCGGGATCAAGCCCCGATTAAAGGGATTGGAGGAGCACCGGTGACAGTGGAAGGGAAAGTAAAACTAGCCCTTACTTTGGGAGAGGCTCCGAGGGCTCGCACccattatgcggtgttcttgGTGGCTAAACTCCCTCTGAGTTACAACGCGATTCTGGGACAACCTGTGCTGTTCGACTTTGAGgctgtcaccagtatcagatatctggcgatgaagttcccaacagaaGCAGGGGTAGGGATAGTTCGGGGAAGCCAAGAAGAAGCAAGGGTAGTATACCTGGCTACGGTGGCAGAGCCGAGCATAACAGAGGAAGGGCTGGATTCGGAAGTCTTAGAGGTCAGGGATGAAAAAACGGAGGCCAGGACAGAGCCAGTAGGGGAACTGGAGACTTTTCCATTATCAGAAGTGGAAACAGATAAGGTCTTtagtctcaacgccggcctgACAAAAGAGCAGAAAACCGAGGTCATGACTCTGGTCCGAAGTCACGCACCGAGCTTCGCCTag